A region from the Vicia villosa cultivar HV-30 ecotype Madison, WI linkage group LG3, Vvil1.0, whole genome shotgun sequence genome encodes:
- the LOC131659865 gene encoding uncharacterized protein LOC131659865 — protein MIIGSLNIRGAGSSAKRRRIHQLIVKGNADIFLIQESKLAAVSNSIAFSFWRRKDIGFSFLPSVGASGGLISLWNSESFQVLFSFGGEGYLGLKVVWKEEVFYIVNVYSSCNSGEKRVLWRKLLELKSRFSDGEWVIARDFNAVKNVNERKGSSGRYRVSEERDFLEFINLSNLVDVPSKGKKFTWFGGDGKAGSRIDRFLVADNIVNKWGVVGQMVGNRDVSDHCPIWLISNKVNWGPKPFKVNEEWFSDKDFLPFVEKVWKE, from the coding sequence ATGATCATAGGTTCTTTGAACATCAGAGGGGCAGGCAGCAGCGCTAAGAGGAGGAGGATTCATCAATTAATTGTGAAAGGTAATGCTGATATTTTTCttatccaagaatcaaagctagCTGCTGTTTCTAATAGTATTGCCTTTAGTTTTTGGAGGAGAAAGGATATAGGATTTTCGTTTCTGCCGTCTGTGGGAGCTTCTGGAGGGTTAATTTCTCTTTGGAATTCTGAGTCTTTTCAGGTTCTGTTTAGCTTTGGTGGTGAGGGTTATTTGGGGTTAAAAGTGGTCTGGAAGGAGGAGGTTTTTTACATAGTCAACGTCTATTCGTCTTGCAATAGTGGGGAGAAAAGGGTGTTATGGAGGAAGTTACTAGAATTAAAATCTAGGTTCTCGGATGGAGAGTGGGTGATTGCTAGAGATTTCAACGCCGTTAAGAATGTGAATGAGAGGAAGGGGAGTTCAGGGAGGTATAGAGTTAGCGAAGAGAGGGATTTTTTGGAGTTTATAAATTTGAGCAATTTGGTAGATGTTCCTAGTAAAGGTAAAAAGTTTACTTGGTTCGGAGGAGATGGGAAGGCGGGAAGTAGAATTGATAGATTTCTTGTGGCGGACAATATTGTGAACAAATGGGGAGTTGTTGGTCAAATGGTGGGTAATCGGGATGTGTCGGATCATTGTCCGATTTGGTTGATTAGTAATAAAGTGAATTGGGGTCCAAAACCTTTTAAGGTGAACGAGGAATGGTTCTCGGACAAGGATTTCTTACCGTTTGTGGAGAAGGTGTGGAAAGAATAA
- the LOC131659866 gene encoding uncharacterized protein LOC131659866 gives MSNLTKLDFGALGISGKNYLTWALDAQIHLSAEGHGDTIKEGNKSSDQQKAKAMIFLRRHLHEDLKNEYLTVTDPHVLWKNLKDRYDHQKTVILPKARYEWMHLRLQDFKSVSDYNSAMFRITSKLLLCGEKVTDEDMLEKTFSTFHASNVLLQQQYREKGFIKYSDLISCLLVAEQNNELLMKNHEARPTGTTPFPEVNVARHDHYRKNRGRGRAYARGRGRGRNYAHGLGFDRGRNGNHKNTYFHPKWKNVEKNEKEGQSSKTNENICYRCGGKGHWSRTCRTPKHLVDLYQKSLKNKKEKIETHFANEDDDPDYGNMDVTHLDIGDFFADPDGKIDHLIGDGSIKK, from the coding sequence ATGTCAAATCTTACAAAATTGGATTTTGGGGCTCTTGGTATTTCGGGAAAGAACTATTTGACATGGGCCCTAGACGCCCAAATTCATTTAAGCGCAGAAGGTCACGGTGATACTATTAAAGAAGGAAATAaatcatctgatcaacaaaaggcAAAAGCCATGATATTCCTCCGTCGTCACCTTCACGAGGATCTTAAAAATGAGTATCTTACCGTAACTGACCCACATGTCTTGTGGAAAAATTTGAAAGATAGATATGATCATCAAAAAACGGTTATCCTACCAAAAGCTCGATATGAATGGATGCATTTACGTTTGCAGGATTTTAAAAGTGTAAGTGATTATAATTCTGCAATGTTTAGAATAACTTCTAAGTTATTATTATGTGGAGAAAAAGTAACTGATGAAGATATGCTAGAAAAAACATTTTCCACTTTTCATGCATCCAATGTGCTCCTGCAGCAGCAGTATCGAGAAAAGGGGTTTATTAAATATTCTGACCTAATATCTTGTCTTCTTGTGGCTGAGCAAAATAATGAACTATTGATGAAAAATCACGAGGCCCGTCCCACTGGTACAACTCCATTCCCAGAAGTGAATGTGGCAAGGCACGACCACTATAGGAAAAATCGTGGTCGCGGTCGTGCATATGCACGTGGTCGTGGTCGTGGTCGTAATTATGCTCATGGTCTTGGTTTTGATCGTGGTCGCAATGGGAATCATAAAAACACATATTTCCACCCGAAGTGGAAAAAtgttgaaaagaatgaaaaagagggtcAGAGTagcaaaacaaatgaaaatatttGCTATCGTTGTGGAGGAAAAGGTCATTGGAGTCGCACTTGTCGTACTCCAAAACACCTTGTTGATCTTTATCAAAAATCactgaaaaataaaaaggaaaagatcgAGACTCACTTtgctaatgaagatgatgatccaGATTATGGTAATATGGATGTTACCCATTTAGATATTGGTGACTTCTTTGCTGATCCAGATggaaaaattgatcaccttattgGAGATGGAAgcatcaagaaataa